A single window of Alosa alosa isolate M-15738 ecotype Scorff River chromosome 11, AALO_Geno_1.1, whole genome shotgun sequence DNA harbors:
- the spg11 gene encoding spatacsin isoform X3: MLGSPHSQRNVVVDVALLPPDSNFNVQVNDIAKAKLAKNLDQKSRPTICCLSRRSIITLTDVSESGTSITISEDTYSDFAWEETTAQSGSNAFYRLITVGSNFDLRLYTADPENLESVLVDSVSACSPHMLRKMVESKNMSLTDLVSLKLLSFADSWCYLLLNSHILVQLLWQRGHATPEMVSACIITLPLNASQKDCQIWRGMLFVLTNSGITYMFDSTEGQHLATVDFALFQKDAVCQSDFCLLQISQDLSMAVAVTSHNLVIAVDLNEYFRTYPDHLHSQKAISHLPLKPQDTTDQEDLLSSCHSHSELDLTFHNDCSWESQLTLLNTRAKIPTTLSQQMRITPWYKDSPHIECRQAIASSKLSRDSERLWCGFLIKEAPAEATPVMLSVSKFSAVLTVTCPFNKSTLVVYMDLDSQNVTCHYTNTSCLPVQLCSGEQHCLLLKDSDLSLVLFGVSQEELLNRLMVFGSAGTVDSLCHLNAWGRCSIPIHALQAGLKNHQLDTVDFFLKSKENILCPRGGYSALEQTSTVSTHLQVKNVQELCPALDLLCAAIRDTHTESQSKQFSEQLLSITYTFLSTQVRSILTGTEDLDQNQQDCVKMLDGYISDLRNYMRMLSWDSKCDRLVTSAQSEEEEMKDMCHLPIEELIQHAVTTCQIPWAQAFLRRQASPELCLDDIKKSGLLQVLCCLQHHDLGQAISLLRNMGYCVKEQLHSICLHTEDKDLRDFVVETLSGHGYLSDEELLRVELLRKIEKPTAPSCQPMENRRILDKGHADPKCNSLLQQFACEPAGMSSHNLCSLLRLDWVRHWDSYTQSSILLSQKKVLKSSCESEVLWSYLTSHHDHKRVIEWIKSLVSNRNSTMSPSWPALTADVVSNNTQSNMFLRNIILDMLARQGEFVQTEMDNFEQLLWRLGQAEGVMQVTKISQFSSSQMQHFQSTFINHCLEIGLCYLLYTYISFNGNEPVLKGKGSCESHPCFEMLVKIQEIAKNLTEPERVFEGSLTSARVLIPGSQGSVSSMLLEGHSLLALSTIMFAPGSIDQVSQHTLQVGNCPWKADPQLLKMALSTYPKLKFALFPPSGPFGMGPSDISIYHLMQSLNPLDSSRLFWWQSANTLGITEMSAELPHFSTPYLVNKHALLENLDFLHHLRHGRPSFAYGTFLVQHLASFNDEKLLLSHAAELAYGLGLQHFNTPSVAAACVCFCELLGVCSLKLRVDIKAFSLQLKFLNKNSEGNDGSSLNECLSKLECHVGKCNQLVESEWKQPRGWELLNDLEKAVKNTVENRCISRVSHEALQEWALPVQFSQLHGLTLTTVYPCECAADGEWLYLLLFVQQHSYPPQQVRALVTSFCLALQTHLSLAFQDLQAPLQSEHEELLGREEYLEPPKELFQVVLQSQGQPCPWRYQLGEAMGQHCPPLAIFAACEKESSLLQFLSVWILTSVNMSIAQEATSHIDESLSQHVWNLHDLAIIWKILLKNCNIRPLIHGFQLFLKKSPLLHMLNMYELCCDTKKYEEAKTKLQEFQKCLCSLREGVVQSLVGIPVQWLESQASVLLMTMIQQCGTQYELRKLLQLMSDMGHLLKSNGPDFKTLSHLSQVLQGTPVSLSPHFLERYSSDVLQQECQKMLQELQALGYFSQARQVADLADLSIDALIITELHHHLHSLKSKHQWERKDVRLSFLRRCHDQFKINRTNIEAASNFFLSLADQSQSESHQAVEMELLCMQECCVLFSLAGYWLSQQECPSLAQLEQIEEKLWRCRVHWQILVTDLAKDSLFTTPPAGNNDSFEEMMKEFSFSKVPTLGDPKYLSLDDMPSSSSKEIYGPQDVKEQSALSMLLGHLLDDGCIYEASRVCRYFHFHYRDVWLVLHCRGLASGEHQKDFKEVLGTETMKSLQDCSSLGSLSSFVVVPLPEDQVVSQLQRLVNECCHGKNYCKQVLSLYELAKELKCSYSEISAAEPEAVLQKILLSQQQDRYKTAQVFISVQGLQPDTVAQLISSFVVQGIQASVQEEEFGDKQIYCLSEGREAFRQLAKLCGDPNLVGNRLLKHISTLPLSELSCMVELLILAHDCFSLSCNMEGIVQVLQAARHVSHVHLAHSDRHSLLVRLLTGIGRYNEMTYIFDLLNQNHCFEMLLRKKVESNTRLKTALLDYIKRCLPCDSEKHNMVALCFSMCREIGENHEGAARTQLKIIESQPWIVTAELKSALIKVQTLFKDAAESLFKLSCRE; this comes from the exons ATGTTGGGTTCACCACACTCGCAAAGAAATGTGGTGGTGGATGTTGCCCTGCTACCACCAGACAGTAATTTCAATGTCCAAGTTAACGACATAGCGAAAGCCAAACTTGCTAAAAACCTGGACCAAAAAAGCCGTCCTACGATTTGTTGTTTGAGTAGGAGAAGCATTATAACTCTAACAGATGTATCTGAGAGTGGAACATCAATTACCATCTCGGAGGACACATATTCAGA TTTTGCATGGGAGGAAACGACAGCGCAGAGCGGATCCAATGCATTCTATCGACTTATTACAGTGGGGTCAAATTTTGATCTCAGACTATATACAGCTGACCCAGAAAACCTTGAGTCGGTCTTGGTGGATTCTGTTTCTGCGTGTTCACCACATATGCTCAGGAAGATGGTCGAGAGCAAGAACATGA GTTTGACTGATCTGGTGTCCTTGAAGTTGCTGTCATTTGCTGACAGCTGGTGTTATCTGCTGCTAAACTCGCATATTTTGGTGCAGCTGTTGTGGCAGAGAGGACATGCTACTCCAGAAATGGTATCTGCGTGCATCATCACTCTGCCCCTTAACGCCTCGCAGAAAGACTGTCAGATCTGGCGGGGAATGCTTTTTGTTCTGACCAATTCTGGAATCACAT ACATGTTTGACAGCACTGAGGGGCAGCATCTAGCCACTGTGGATTTTGCACTATTCCAAAAAGATGCAGTATGTCAATCTGATTTCTGCCTCCTGCAAATATCGCAAGATCTCAGCATGGCTGTTGCAGTAACCAGCCATAACCTAGTTATAGCTGTGGACCTAAATGAATATTTCAG GACTTACCCAGATCACTTGCATAGTCAGAAGGCTATCAGTCATCTTCCTCTCAAGCCTCAAGATACAACTGATCAAGAGGATCTCTTGAGTTCTTGTCACAGTCACTCAGAACTGGACTTGACCTTTCACAATGACTG CTCCTGGGAGTCTCAGTTGACATTATTGAATACCAGAGCCAAGATACCCACCACTCTGTCCCAGCAGATGCGAATTACACCATGGTACAAGGATTCCCCTCACATAGAGTGCAGACAAGCCATAGCGTCATCAAAACTCTCAAGGGACAGTGAGAGACTATGGTGTGGCTTTTTGATCAAGGAGGCCCCAGCTGAGGCGACTCCAGTTATGCTCTCAGTTTCTAAGTTCTCAGCTGTTCTTACTGTTACGTGTCCTTTTAACAAAAGCACCCTGGTGGTCTACATGGACCTGGACAGTCAAAATGTCACCTGTCATTACACAAACACCTCATGTCTGCCTGTCCAACTCTGTTCTGGAGAGCAACATTGTCTACTGCTAAAAG ATTCAGACCTTTCCCTGGTGCTGTTTGGTGTTTCTCAGGAGGAACTCCTTAACAGGCTAATGGTATTTGGCAGTGCTGGCACCGTTGATTCCCTTTGTCACCTCAACGCCTGGGGGCGTTGCTCCATCCCCATTCATGCTCTGCAA gCAGGGCTGAAGAACCACCAATTAGACACAGTTGACTTCTTCTTAAAAAGCAAAGAGAATATTCTTTGCCCACGTGGTGGATATAGTGCCCTTGAACAGACATCTACAGTCTCCACCCATCTACAAGTAAAGA ATGTTCAGGAATTGTGCCCTGCCCTTGACTTACTGTGTGCAgcaatcagagacacacacacagagtctcagAGCAAACAGTTTTCTGAACAACTGCTCAGTATCACCTACACTTTCCTCAGCACACAAGTCCGAAGCATTCTGACTGGAACAGAAG ATTTGGATCAAAATCAACAAGATTGCGTGAAAATGCTAGATGGGTACATCTCTGACTTGCGAAATTACATGAGGATGCTTTCTTGGGACTCCAAGTGTGACCGTCTGGTCACCTCAGCGCagtcagaagaagaagaaatgaaaGACATGTGCCACCTTCCTATAGAA GAGCTCATCCAGCATGCTGTTACAACTTGCCAGATCCCCTGGGCACAGGCCTTTCTGAGACGGCAAGCCAGCCCTGAATTGTGCCTTGACGATATTAAGAAGAGTGGCTTGCTACAGGTCCTTTGTTGCCTCCAGCACCATGATTTGGGTCAGGCCATATCTCTGCTCAGGAACATG GGCTACTGTGTGAAGGAACAGCTCCATAGCATATGCCTCCACACAGAGGACAAGGACCTAAGAGATTTTGTG GTTGAGACGTTGAGCGGCCATGGATATTTGTCAGATGAAGAGCTGCTAAGGGTGGAGCTCCTGAGGAAGATTGAAAAACCAACTGCTCCCTCCTGTCAGCCCATGGAGAATAGGAG GATTTTGGACAAGGGGCATGCAGATCCAAAATGTAACAGTCTACTGCAGCAGTTTGCATGTGAGCCAGCTGGCATGTCATCACACAACCTGTGTAGTCTACTGCGGCTAGATTGGGTCAGACATTGGGACAGCTACACGCAGAGTTCTATCCTCTTGTCACAGAAGAAGGTCCTGA AGAGCTCCTGTGAATCAGAAGTCTTGTGGTCATACCTCACCTCACACCATGATCATAAGAGGGTCATTGAGTGGATCAAGAGCCTTGTGAGCAACAGAAACTCCACTATGTCTCCTTCATGGCCGGCTTTAACTGCAGATGTTGTCAGTAACAACACGcagagcaacatgtttttgagGAACATCATCTTGGACATGTTAGCTAG ACAAGGTGAATTTGTTCAAACAGAAATGGACAACTTTGAACAGCTGCTGTGGAGGTTGGGTCAGGCTGAAGGAGTGATGCAAGTGACAAAGATTTCTCAGTTTTCTTCTTCTCAGATGCAACATTTTCAAAGCACCTTTATTAACCACTGTCTAGAGATTGGTCTGTGCTACCTCCTCTACACCTACATCAGCTTTAACGG AAACGAGCCAGTCTTGAAAGGAAAGGGTTCATGTGAAAGCCATCCATGCTTTGAGATGCTCGTGAAAATACAAGAAATAGCAAAGAACTTAACAG AACCAGAGAGGGTCTTTGAGGGCAGCTTGACTAGTGCCCGTGTCCTCATCCCCGGCAGCCAGGGCAGTGTAAGCAGCATGCTGCTTGAGGGTCACAGCCTTCTGGCTCTATCAACAATTATGTTTGCCCCAGGCAGCATAGACCAG GTGTCCCAACACACATTGCAGGTCGGCAACTGCCCATGGAAAGCTGACCCCCAACTCCTCAAGATGGCCTTGAGCACATATCCCAAACTGAAGTTTGCTCTCTTCCCACCCAGTGGTCCTTTTGGCATGGGACCATCAGATATATCAATTTACCATCTCATGCAA TCTCTAAATCCTTTGGATTCCTCTAGACTGTTTTGGTGGCAATCAGCCAATACATTGGGCATTACAG AGATGTCTGCAGAACTGCCTCATTTCTCCACCCCATATCTTGTAAACAAACATGCCCTCCTTGAAAATCTGGACTTTTTGCATCACTTGAGGCATGGACGACCCTCCTTTGCCTATGGAACTTTTCTAGTTCAACATCTGGCAAGTTTCAATGATGAGAAACTACT CTTAAGCCATGCTGCAGAGTTGGCCTACGGTCTGGGCTTGCAGCATTTCAACACACCCTCTGTGGCAGCTGCCTGTGTCTGCTTCTGTGAACTACTAGGTGTCTGCAGCCTTAAACTACGGGTAGACATTAAGGCTTTCAGTCTCCAACTGAAGTTCTTGAATAAGAACTCTGAAGGAAACGATGGGAGCTCTCTAAACGAGTGCTTAAGTAAGTTGGAATGCCATG tTGGAAAATGTAACCAGCTGGTGGAGTCTGAATGGAAACAGCCTAGAGGTTGGGAGTTGCTGAATGACTTGGAGAAAGCTGTGAAGAACACTGTGGAGAACAGATGCATTAGCAG GGTATCTCATGAAGCTCTGCAGGAATGGGCATTACCTGTACAATTTTCCCAGCTGCATGGTCTGACCCTCACCACTGTGTATCCATGTGAATGTGCAGCTGATGGAGAGTGGCTTTACTTGCTGCTCTTTGTTCAGCAGCACAGCTATCCTCCACAGCAG GTTAGAGCACTTGTGACAAGTTTTTGCCTAGCCCTACAGACCCACCTTTCACTAGCCTTTCAGGACCTGCAGGCCCCTCTCCAGTCAGAACATGAGGAGTTGCTGGGTAGAGAGGAGTACCTTGAGCCCCCAAAAGAGCTATTTCAGGTGGTCCTTCAGAGCCAAGGGCAGCCATGTCCATGGAGGTATCAGCTGGGAGAGGCGATGGGCCAGCACTGCCCTCCACTCGCTATATTTGCAGCATGTGAAAAg GAGTCGAGCCTTCTGCAGTTCCTCTCTGTGTGGATTTTGACATCTGTAAATATGTCTATCGCTCAAGAGGCCACTTCCCACATTGATGAGAGTCTGAGCCAGCATGTGTGGAATCTCCATGACCTGGCAATAATTTGGAAAATTCTCTTGAAGAATTGTAATATCAGGCCACTTATACATGGATTTCAGCTCTTTCTAAAG AAATCCCCTTTGCTCCATATGCTCAACATGTATGAACTCTGCTGTGATACCAAAAAATATGAAGAAGCGAAGACCAAACTTCAAGAATTTCAGAAGTGTCTGTGCAGT CTTCGGGAAGGTGTTGTTCAATCTCTAGTTGGCATACCTGTTCAGTGGCTTGAGAGTCAGGCATCAGTCCTCCTGATGACTATGATCCAGCAGTGTGGCACTCAATATGAGCTAAGGAAATTGCTTCAGCTGATGTCTGACATGGGTCATCTGCTCAAGTCTAATG gtCCAGACTTCAAGACACTTAGCCACCTCAGCCAAGTTCTACAGGGCACTCCTGTATCCCTTTCCCCTCACTTTCTGGAGCGATATTCCTCTGATGTTCTGCAGCAGGAGTGCCAGAAAATGCTCCAAGAGCTACAAGCTTTGGGGTATTTCAGCCAAGCAAGACAGGTGGCAGACTTAGCCGATCTGTCTATTGATGCTCTAATAATCACTGAG CTACATCACCACTTGcacagtttgaaaagcaagcaTCAGTGGGAAAGAAAGGATGTTAGACTGTCATTCTTAAGGAGATGTCATGACCAGTTCAAGATTAATAGGACTAACATCGAGGCTGCCTCAAATTTCTTCCTGTCTCTGGCTGATCAGTCCCAGTCAGAATCTCATCAGGCAGTAGAAATGGAACTGTTGTGCATGCAGGAGTGTTGTGTGCTTTTCTCCCTTGCTGGCTACTGGCTTTCCCAACAAGAATGTCCATCCTTGGCCCAGCTAGAGCAGATTGAGGAAAAGCTGTGGAGGTGTCGGGTGCACTGGCAAATTCTTGTCACTGACCTAGCAAAGGACAGCCTATTTACTACACCACCGGCTGGGAATAATGACTCTTTTGAGGAAATGATGAAGGAGTTTTCCTTCTCCAAAGTGCCTACCCTTGGTGACCCGAAGTACCTGAGCCTAGATGACATGCCTTCATCCTCTAGTAAGGAAATATATGGACCTCAAGATGTTAAAGAACAGAGTGCATTGTCCATGCTGTTAGGGCATCTTCTAGATGATGGCTGCATATATGAGGCTAGTCGTGTCTGCCGCTACTTCCACTTCCACTATCGTGATGTGTGGTTGGTTCTTCACTGCCGTGGTCTTGCTTCTGGTGAACACCAGAAAGACTTCAAGGAGGTACTGGGTACTGAAACAATGAAGAGCCTTCAGGACT GTTCTAGTTTGGGAAGCTTGTCCTCTTTTGTTGTGGTGCCTTTGCCAGAGGACCAGGTGGTTTCTCAGCTGCAGAGACTTGTGAATGAGTGTTGTCATGGAAAGAACTATTGTAAACAGGTCCTTAGCCTTTATGAACTAGCCAAG GAGCTGAAGTGTTCCTACAGTGAGATATCTGCTGCAGAGCCAGAGGCTGTGCTGCAGAAGATATTGTTATCTCAGCAACAGGACCGCTATAAGACGGCACAGGTTTTCATCAGTGTACAAGGCCTGCAGCCAGATACTGTTGCACAACTCATATCATCATTTGTGGTTCAGGGGATACAAGCATCTGTTCAAGAAGAAGAATTTG